GCGTCCCGCCGGTCGGCGTCGCGGCGTCGAACCTCGCGATCTCCGGCGTCATCTGGCTGCCGGTCGCGCTCGCCACGCTGCCCACGCACAGCCCCGGGACCAACGCGATCCTCTCCATGCTCGCCCTGAGCGTCGGCGGCACCGGCATCGCGTTCCTGTTCTTCTACACCTCGATCGCGCAGGTCGGCCCGGCGCGCGCGTCGATGGTCTCCTACGTCGCGCCCGCGTTCAGCGTGGTCTACGGCGTGATCCTGCTGAACGAGTCGCTCACCGTCGCGACCGTCGCCGGGCTGGTCCTGATCCTTGGGGGCTCGTGGCTCGCCGCCTCCGGACGGCTGCCCCGGTGGCTCAGCCGAAGCGAACCTTCCCATTCGAGCGCGCCCGAGCCTGCGCGCGCTCGATGAAGTCCAGCCGCTTCATCGCCGCGTTGAACAGCCGCGTCAGCAGCCGCATCCGCGCGTTCTCCGACCGCAGGTCCAGCAGCCCCTGCTTGGCGTCCGGGCCGAAGTCCACGGTCGCCGCCATCTCGTAGGCGGTCAGCGGCTCCAGCACCTCGGGCTCCAGGACCTTGTCGGTGGCCTCGGTCACCAGCGACGAGTACGCGGCGTGCGCGGCGTCGACGGTCCCGGGGTCGACCGGCTCGGCCTTGTCGTCGAGGAACTCGACCTCGCCGGCGGGGTAGACGTGGTCGAACTTCTCCTCCAGGACCCGGAACGGCCGGGTCCCGCGCGTGAGGATGTCCATGCGCCCGTCCTCGTGGCGCTCCAGCACCTCGGTGACCTCCACCGCGCAGCCGTTGGCCTTCAGCCCGTCGTCGGCGGCCCAGATGATCCCGAACTCGCGCCCGGACTCCAGGACGTCGGCGATCATCGCCTTGTAGCGGTCCTCGAAGATGTGCAGCGGGATCACCTCGTGCGGGACCGCGGCCAGGCCGAGCGGGAAGAGCGGGAAGTCGTCGAGGTGCTCGCTCATGGTCCGATTGTAGGTTGACCCGAGCGCGCCGTCGCGCCGTAGTCCGAGGGATGGGAGACGCCACCGCGATCGTCTGGTTCCGCCGCGACCTGCGCGTGCACGACCACCCAGCGCTGCACGCCGCGCGCGCGGAGAACGATCGGGTGATCCCGTTGTTCGTGGTCGACGACGCGCTCATCCACGGTCGTTACGCGTCGCCGACGCGGGCGCGCTTCATGCTCGGCTGCCTGGCGGAGCTCGACCGCGCGCTCAAGGACATGGGGTCGGGGCTAGTCCTACGCCATGGTCCGCCCGCGGACGCGGTGGTGGAGGTCGCGCGCGAGGCGGGCGCGAGCGCCGTGTACTGGACCAGCGACGTCGCGCCCTACGCGCGCCGCCGCGACACGCGCGTGACCGGGGCGCTGGAGGACGCGGGCATCACGGCGCGGCCGTGCGGCGGCGGCTACCTCGTGGACGTCTCGAAGCCGCGCACGCAGGGCGGCAGGCCCTACACGGTGTTCTCGCCGTTCCACCGCGCGATCGCCGACGTGGAGCGCCGTCCGGTCCACCGCGCGCCCGCCGACCTGCCGCCGCTGCCCAGCGGGCTGAGGAGGGGGCGGCTGCCCAGCGCGGAGGCGCTGAGGCTCGACCCCGGCGTCCCGGACCCCATCGCCGAGCCCGGGGAGGACGCGGCCCGCGCCGCCCTGCAGCGCTGGCTCGACGGCCCGCTGGACGGCTACGCCGACCGACATGATGCCCTTGAAGGCGGCACGTCGATCCTGTCGCCCTACCTGCGCTGGGGCTGCCTGAGCGCTCGGGAATGCGAGGAGCGCGCGGACGCCCGCGGCGGCGCCGGCGCGGCGGCGTTCACCCGCCAGCTCGCGTGGCGTGACTTCTACGCCCACCAGCTCCTGATGTTCCCCGACAACACCAACACGGAGTTCCAGGCGCGCTATCGCGACCTCAGGTGGGAATACGACGACGAGGCGCTCCAGGCCTGGAAGGACGGCCTGACCGGCTTCCCGCTCGTCGACGCCGGGATGCGCCAGCTCGCGCACACGGGGTGGATGCACAACCGCGCGCGGCTGGTCGTCGGCTCGTTCCTGACCAAGGACCTGCACTTGGACTGGCGCGACGGCGAGCGCCACTTCGCGCGGCTGCTGCTCGACGGCGAGCCCGCGCAGAACAACGGCAACTGGCAGTGGATCGCCTCGACCGGCGCGGACCCCGCGCCGTACTTCCGGCGGATGTTCAACCCGATGATCCAGCAGCGCAAGTTCGATCCGGACGGCGCCTACGTACGGCGCTGGGTGCCCGAGCTGCGCGACGTCCCGGTCAGGCGCCTGCCCGAGCCGTGGACGATGAGCGACGCTGAGCAGCACGACGCGGGCTGCGTGATCGGCAGCGACTACCCGGCGCCGATCGTCGACCACGCCCACGAGCGCGAGGTCGCCAGGCAGCGCTACGGCGCGGCGGCCGGTTGAGCGCTCCGGAAAGCGGGCAGCGCACGAGACATGCGCATCTCCTTCCTGGGCACCGGCATCATGGGCGCGCCGATGGCCCGCCACCTCGCCGAGGCCGGCCATGACGTCACCGTCTGGAACCGGACGGCCGACAAGGCGCGGCCGCTGGCGGAGGCCGGCGCGCACGTCGCGGAGGACGTCGCAGCGGCGACGACCGGCGCCGAGGTCGTCGTCACGATGCTCACCGACGGCGCCGCGGTCGAGGAGGTCATGCGCGAGGCCGCACCCGCCGCGCCGGACGGCGCGCTGTGGTGGCAGGCCTCGACGGTCGGGATCGCCGGGACCGAGTCGCTCGCCGCGCTGGCCGAGGACGAGGGGCTCACGCTCGTCGACGCGCCCGTGCTCGGGACCAAGGGACCGGCGGAGAGCGGCGACCTGGTGGTGTTGGCGTCCGGCCCGACCGACGCCATCAACAAGTTGCAGCCGCTGTTCGAAGCCGTCGGGAGCAAGACCATCATCTTGGGCGACGCGCCCGGCGCGGCGACGCGCTTCAAGTTGGTCATGAACCACTGGGTGCTCGCCGTGACCGACGCGATCGCCGAGACGATCTCGTTCGCCCAGGGCGTCGACCTCGACCCGAGCCTGTTCCTCGAAGCGATCGAGGGCGGCGTGCTCGACATCGGCTACGCCCACCTCAAGGGCCCCGGGATGATCGACGGCGAGCTGCCGGTCGCCTTCCCGCTCAAGCACGCGCTCAAGGACGCGGACCTGATCCTGGAGGCCGCCGAGCGCCACGACCTCGACCTCGACCTCGCGACCACCGTCCGCAACCGCTTCGCCCGCGCGGCCGACGAGGGCCACGGGGACGAGGACATGGGGATGGTCGTCGAGGCCTCCAGGCCCGCGACCTAGAGCGGGTGGCAGGACAGCCGCAGGAACCCGCACCGCTCCGCGCGGCCGATGACCCAGCCGGCGGGGATCGGGCCCCAGAAGCGGCTGTCGTCGGAGTTGCCGCGGTTGTCGCCGAGCAGGAAGACGTAGCCCTTGGGCACCGAGATCGGCCGCGGCATGGAGCAGATGTCCCCGATGCCCGCGGGGCAACGCGCGATGAACGGCTCGTTCGCCGTCCTGCCGTCGACGATCGTCCGCCCGCCGCGGATCGCGACCGACGCCGGCCCGACCGCGACGACGCGCTTGATGAAGGTCTCCCTCGCCGCGCCGCGCGTCGGCCGCGGGCACGCCTGGTCCTCGCTGTGCGCGGCGCCGCAGGTGTTCGTCTCCGCGCCGGTGGGCGGGTGCAGGACGACGACGTCGCCCACCCGCGGCGCGTGGTGGTCGTAGACCTTGGTGTCGGCGAGGAAGTGCGTCCCGACCTTGATCGTCGGCTCCATCGCGCCGCTCGGCACGCGGTACGCGTGGTAGCCGTGCCTGACGGTCGCCGCGCCGCCGACGAGCAGCACCAGCGCGATGCACGCCCCGACCGCCAGCACCGCCACGACCAGCCAGCGCCTCCTGCTGCGCGGCAGCTCGGGCGGCGAGGAAACCGCATCGGGGCTCACCGGTTCGGACACGTGCGGGGTTGTGTCCGCGGCGCGTCCCTTTTACGCGCTACTTCTGCGCGGTGATCATCAGGTTGTAGAAGACGGCCGGCGGGAGCCGGGTCTCCAACAACACGCGATCGACGTGCTGGAGGCCGACGTAGCCCTTGAAGGCGTACATCTTCCAGGCCCACGGCACGGTCTCCGGATCCGCGGTCGCCTCGAGCGCGCGGTTGGCCCAGCCGAACCAGTTGGCCAGCAGCTCCTCGCCGCGGACCCTGACGTCGGCGAAGCCCGCGGCGCGCGGGCCGGTGCTCAGCGCGTCCGGGGTGAACGCGTGGACGTCGACCATCGACTCCAGCTGGTGGTTCTCGGCGCCGCCGTCGAGGTTGCCCTCGCTGGCGGGCGCGGCGCGCATGATCGTCCGCCAGACCGGCGCGACGCGCGACGCGGCGCGCTTGGGGACGTTCGCCAGGCGGTCGCCGTACTCCGACGGCTCGCCCGCGAAGACCGCGACGCCGCCGGGCGCCAGGACGCGGTGGATCTCGCGCCACGCCTGGTCGAGGTCGGGAAGATGATGAAGAACGGCGTGGCCGAAGACGAGGTCGAACGA
The sequence above is a segment of the Conexibacter woesei Iso977N genome. Coding sequences within it:
- a CDS encoding LON peptidase substrate-binding domain-containing protein, yielding MSEHLDDFPLFPLGLAAVPHEVIPLHIFEDRYKAMIADVLESGREFGIIWAADDGLKANGCAVEVTEVLERHEDGRMDILTRGTRPFRVLEEKFDHVYPAGEVEFLDDKAEPVDPGTVDAAHAAYSSLVTEATDKVLEPEVLEPLTAYEMAATVDFGPDAKQGLLDLRSENARMRLLTRLFNAAMKRLDFIERAQARARSNGKVRFG
- a CDS encoding cryptochrome/photolyase family protein; translated protein: MGDATAIVWFRRDLRVHDHPALHAARAENDRVIPLFVVDDALIHGRYASPTRARFMLGCLAELDRALKDMGSGLVLRHGPPADAVVEVAREAGASAVYWTSDVAPYARRRDTRVTGALEDAGITARPCGGGYLVDVSKPRTQGGRPYTVFSPFHRAIADVERRPVHRAPADLPPLPSGLRRGRLPSAEALRLDPGVPDPIAEPGEDAARAALQRWLDGPLDGYADRHDALEGGTSILSPYLRWGCLSARECEERADARGGAGAAAFTRQLAWRDFYAHQLLMFPDNTNTEFQARYRDLRWEYDDEALQAWKDGLTGFPLVDAGMRQLAHTGWMHNRARLVVGSFLTKDLHLDWRDGERHFARLLLDGEPAQNNGNWQWIASTGADPAPYFRRMFNPMIQQRKFDPDGAYVRRWVPELRDVPVRRLPEPWTMSDAEQHDAGCVIGSDYPAPIVDHAHEREVARQRYGAAAG
- the lepB gene encoding signal peptidase I, whose protein sequence is MSPDAVSSPPELPRSRRRWLVVAVLAVGACIALVLLVGGAATVRHGYHAYRVPSGAMEPTIKVGTHFLADTKVYDHHAPRVGDVVVLHPPTGAETNTCGAAHSEDQACPRPTRGAARETFIKRVVAVGPASVAIRGGRTIVDGRTANEPFIARCPAGIGDICSMPRPISVPKGYVFLLGDNRGNSDDSRFWGPIPAGWVIGRAERCGFLRLSCHPL
- a CDS encoding class I SAM-dependent methyltransferase yields the protein MSPAPDTADEIRDVNTRYHDGAAADYDAKWGIDFGEIGRTQVLGKLRKALDGELRSFDRALELGAGTGYFSLNLLQAGVISHATCTDISPGMVDALQRNADMLDLDVDARVADAEALPFADGSFDLVFGHAVLHHLPDLDQAWREIHRVLAPGGVAVFAGEPSEYGDRLANVPKRAASRVAPVWRTIMRAAPASEGNLDGGAENHQLESMVDVHAFTPDALSTGPRAAGFADVRVRGEELLANWFGWANRALEATADPETVPWAWKMYAFKGYVGLQHVDRVLLETRLPPAVFYNLMITAQK